The DNA segment AAAGCAGCTTCACATCATAATCAGGAAATTGGATTTCGACGGATACCTTTTCGCTGGTTTTGCACTCAGGGACATAAATCCTTGTCTCAAGATCCTGGCCACTGTAATTCCAGCTTCCTGTTGTTGCTTCAGCAGAATAAGAAAGTTCCCTGCCATTTACCTTTACCGAAACAGGAGCATAAGTGCAGGGAAGCCGAAGTTCATAACCTCTGGCCTGTAACATTCCCGTAAAACTTCCTTCAACCGGGTCAATCTGAACGTTCATCAATGTATTTCCCTTTTTCATAAAGCTAACCGAAGTATATGCAAAAGCACCTTTTTTGAAATTATTGTTATTTCCTTCATCTTCATAGACTTTACAGGAACCGCTATTCCCCGGGAAAATATTAAGGATCATCGGGTTCAATGGTTTTTCATCTACTCTTGACATTTGAGGTTGCATAGGGATAATTGCCCCTGATTTCACATAGACAGGCACTTCATCCAGAGTAAAAGGGCGATTGATAACTTTCCCGCCGTCAATCATTGTTCCGGTGTACCATTCAAACCACTGGCCCTGAGGAAGCCATGTCTGCTGGTAAGTGAAGAGGGAATCAGCGCCAATAGGTTTTGTTACGGGGTTAATTAACATGTCATCTCCAAAGAAATACTCATTTTTGAATACATAGGCATTGTCCTCTTTGGGATATTCGTAATATAGAGGATGAACAATAGATATTCCGCTTTCGTAAGCATTATGGGCCTGGGTATAGATGTAAGGTATTAAAGAATATCTTAATACGAATGCATTTCGCATGGCATAAAAATATTCATTGGGATAAGACCATATTTTCCTTTCAATCCGGGGATCCTTTGTACAGTGTGTACGGAGAATCGGGCTGAAAGCGCCCCATTGTATCCATCTTGTATACAATTCAGGAGTATCCGGGTCAATATTGTGTCCCCCTATATCATGGCTCCAGTAGCCAAACCCTACATTGGCTGCAGTAGCCGTAAAATACGGCTGGTAATTTAATGAATTCCAGCATACACGGGTATCACCAGAGAAACCTATTTCATACCTGTGATTTCCCAAACCACCCCATCTGTGAAAAATAAGCGGCCTAACCTTATTCCTGCGTTCCATGTCACTATAATGCACATAATTCAGGTAAAAGGTAGGATTTACTCCGGGTATTTTGGTGGTACCCCACTGTTGCCAGTCGAGCCACCAGAAATCAATTCCCGCATCCTCCATGGGATGCAGAACTATATCCATATAGTTTTTAGCAAAATTCTTATCTGTTATATCAAAAGGAACATATTTTTTAGTTGCAGGATCAATACCCATTGCCTTTGCCATCTGAGGGTAAACTTCCTCATGGGGCTGTATACCGGATGCAGGATGTAAATTCAAACAGGTTTTGAGGTTTTCTTTATTGGTCCACTGTAAAAAAGCCTTAGGATCAGGAAAATACGAGCGGTTCCAGGTGTATCCTGTCCAACCATATCTTTCGCCAGCCTGGTCTTTCTCAAGTTTCCCATCTTTATAAAACCCGGGAAGTGAAGTAATATGCCAGTCCATATCTATCACAAAGACATCAAGAGGTACGCTATGTATCTTAAACTGATCCACAAGCTCACGAAGATCAGCATCTGTATATTCCCAGTAACGCGACCACCAGGTACCAAAAGCAAATTTCGGAGGCAGGGCAATATGACCTCCTATTTTAGTAAAATCTTTCAAAGCCAGTTTATAATCATATCCATAAGCAAAGAAGTAAAGATCTTGTGTTTTATTTGCCTGACGCGACATTACCCAGGGATAATCGGAATTGTCAAAAACCGGACGTTGGGCATCCTCAATAGCCACCCAGCCATCTTTCGAGATGATACCCTCTTCCAATTTAATTTTCTCCTTTTTCCTGGTGTTCCAATTGTAAGAACTATCACCATCACAGCCATCAAGGGTACGTGTTGTTCCTGACAAATTGCCAGAATTAGCCATACCGGGTTTCCAGGTCTTCTTCTTGCCATCCATCACAAAAGAGATGCTGAGGTTTTTTTCTGTAAAAGGGCCACTTCCAATTTTATATTTCAAATCAACCTTATCAGTCTTGATTTCCAGCCAGCCGCCTTTTTCCTTTTTTTTGAAAACCGGTACAGGAAGATTTCTATTTACAAATGCAAGAGAAGCATGATCTTCGAATTTACCATCCTCATTCCACTCCATTCGTATTACTTCGGGGGTAAGAACTGTAAATCTTGCTTTTTCTTCTATAACCATTGCCGAAGAATTAGCAACAGGGTTATATTCCTGAGCCATAACCAATCCCGGCAAAAATGCCATAAAAATGACATAAAGTTTTTTTAAGTTTCTCATATTTTTAGGAATTTTTTTTTAAAAAAAGTAAAACTTTCTTTTTATAACAAGTAAAACAGGTATATACTTTTAAAAAGTGTCCATAGAACAAACTTTTACTTTTTAAACAGCAGGGCTTTCACTAACACAAAAATTGTTTTTTAAAGATCAAAAACAACCGACTCATCATCAGAACAAGGACATCACGCCGGAATTCATTTTTGCAGTGAAAATTTAAGTTTTTGATGTTTAAAACCAGGAGAACAGGTATTTATAAGTCATTTTCAAACCCAAATTTCTCAGAAAGGTAGCATAATCAACAAGCATAGAACTGATAATCAATAAGTTATTTTTGCGACTTGGCGTCATTTGCGAGAAATGCATTCCACGCCAAGTCGCAAAAAATTAATGCAATATATACTTTAATTCCATTCAAGATCACTTGTTAGTGGTGAGTGCAAAATTGTGAATTGCTCTTTTAAACGTCCGCCCTATAAAAAATCGCCAACTTCTCCTGTTAATTACAAACTCCTGTTAATGAACATTTACTCCTTTTAGCAAGGTATTCCCAAGATTATAGTTCTGTTTTTGGGGAATACCGGCTTTGCCGGTACCTAAATTCATTAATTTTCGGAGTTCTTCGAAATATTGGTCATAAACCGCCCTGGGTAAAACCTGGTGGTTCTTGCATATAGAAGCAGCCATACCCACTACTTCACCCAACATCCCGGTAGTACGCATAACCCTGACAGTACCCAGCGCTATATGAGTCACACTGATATCCCTTCCAGCCATGAACAGATTACTTACATTCCGTGAATATAAGCAACGGTAGGGAACAGGATAAGGATAAATGGCTTTTTGTTTCGAAATAGCCAGGAACTCTTCTCCCGGAAAAGACTTGGAATTTTTCGGATCCGGATAATGCAGGTCTATAGTCCAGCTTGTGGGTGCAGTCCCATCGGGGTATTTGACCGATTCCGTAAGATCCTGTTCCCTAAGGACATAATCGCCCAATAACCTTCGTGATTCACGTTTGCCGGCGATGTAGGCAACCCATTGTAATTTACTATGGCTAAAATCATTCCTGCCTGAATAATGATTTTTCAGATAGGCCCAATTGGAATAAACCACCAACAATCCATAATCACGAATTTTTTCAAAATCTTTAACCTGGTCAAAATTCATCCCGGTTTCCCATTTCCAATCGCCAGTTTTAAGCTTTTGCACATTTTGTTCATTAAACTTTAATCCCCAGGCAATATCAGGGAAAGCAACAGGAGCATGTTTTTCTTCCGATCTCCATTGCACAGAAGAGCCCATGGTCATTTTGTCCTTCACTTCCGGTGCGGTAGGTTCGCCAAAATCATTCCTGCTTTCGCGTCCCATCAGAAAATCTGCACCAGCCAAAAAGCCAATGGTTCCGTCTCCGGTACAATCCGCAAAAATTGGAGCCGTAAACCTTAATTCTTTGGAATTCAATATGTTTTTTGCCACCACAGCGACTATCTTTTGTCCGTCTTTTTCAACGGCAAAAGCCCGGTAATCAAGAAACAGAGTAATATTCTTTTCCTCACTTACCACATCGAGTTTTTTCTGATCTTCATAGTTTGAAGCAGGTTGTGCATTGCCAAATTTGACTGGTCCAATCTCATTAACAATATTTCCTAAAGCAGGATAAGGATCCAGGTTGATGCGTCCGCCAAGATGGACGCGCACTTCAGAACTGTTGTTGCCGCCCAGTAAAGGGCGGTCCTGTATCAAAGCCACCTTCAGGCCTAAACGTGCAGCCGAGATAGCCGCACAAGTGCCTGCAATACCCCCGCCGACGACCACGAAATCAAATTCTCCGGCTTGTTCAGGCTTATCAGGCAACTGCAAAGCTTTTTTTCTAAAAGTTGATAATGTTTCCAGGTTGTTAGAAGGCCAGAATTTAGGATCGTTTGAAAGA comes from the Bacteroidota bacterium genome and includes:
- a CDS encoding glycoside hydrolase family 31 protein, producing the protein MRNLKKLYVIFMAFLPGLVMAQEYNPVANSSAMVIEEKARFTVLTPEVIRMEWNEDGKFEDHASLAFVNRNLPVPVFKKKEKGGWLEIKTDKVDLKYKIGSGPFTEKNLSISFVMDGKKKTWKPGMANSGNLSGTTRTLDGCDGDSSYNWNTRKKEKIKLEEGIISKDGWVAIEDAQRPVFDNSDYPWVMSRQANKTQDLYFFAYGYDYKLALKDFTKIGGHIALPPKFAFGTWWSRYWEYTDADLRELVDQFKIHSVPLDVFVIDMDWHITSLPGFYKDGKLEKDQAGERYGWTGYTWNRSYFPDPKAFLQWTNKENLKTCLNLHPASGIQPHEEVYPQMAKAMGIDPATKKYVPFDITDKNFAKNYMDIVLHPMEDAGIDFWWLDWQQWGTTKIPGVNPTFYLNYVHYSDMERRNKVRPLIFHRWGGLGNHRYEIGFSGDTRVCWNSLNYQPYFTATAANVGFGYWSHDIGGHNIDPDTPELYTRWIQWGAFSPILRTHCTKDPRIERKIWSYPNEYFYAMRNAFVLRYSLIPYIYTQAHNAYESGISIVHPLYYEYPKEDNAYVFKNEYFFGDDMLINPVTKPIGADSLFTYQQTWLPQGQWFEWYTGTMIDGGKVINRPFTLDEVPVYVKSGAIIPMQPQMSRVDEKPLNPMILNIFPGNSGSCKVYEDEGNNNNFKKGAFAYTSVSFMKKGNTLMNVQIDPVEGSFTGMLQARGYELRLPCTYAPVSVKVNGRELSYSAEATTGSWNYSGQDLETRIYVPECKTSEKVSVEIQFPDYDVKLLSGRKAQIAHMIKFGQFLDNHPWDKAKYSSDQVVSVSQTGIRLTYKKDEVYNEMTKFDDTWNNAVNIIERANAQNKVYLQNLELLKAGGK
- a CDS encoding FAD-dependent oxidoreductase — translated: MKKIKLIISLISLSLGTGYLGFSQILVETESFQNKGGWVVDQQFMDLMGSPYLMAHGIGTPVADASTSVKLPKKGTYHVFVRTKNWTAYWTKNEAPGKFKVIIDGKVLQPVFGTQGAGWDWQDGGTVRINSVSCRLVLHDLTGFDGRCDAIILSNDPKFWPSNNLETLSTFRKKALQLPDKPEQAGEFDFVVVGGGIAGTCAAISAARLGLKVALIQDRPLLGGNNSSEVRVHLGGRINLDPYPALGNIVNEIGPVKFGNAQPASNYEDQKKLDVVSEEKNITLFLDYRAFAVEKDGQKIVAVVAKNILNSKELRFTAPIFADCTGDGTIGFLAGADFLMGRESRNDFGEPTAPEVKDKMTMGSSVQWRSEEKHAPVAFPDIAWGLKFNEQNVQKLKTGDWKWETGMNFDQVKDFEKIRDYGLLVVYSNWAYLKNHYSGRNDFSHSKLQWVAYIAGKRESRRLLGDYVLREQDLTESVKYPDGTAPTSWTIDLHYPDPKNSKSFPGEEFLAISKQKAIYPYPVPYRCLYSRNVSNLFMAGRDISVTHIALGTVRVMRTTGMLGEVVGMAASICKNHQVLPRAVYDQYFEELRKLMNLGTGKAGIPQKQNYNLGNTLLKGVNVH